The genomic region tctatataaatatttaaatcaattattattaataatttgagtttaagtTTTTTAATATCGTGATTTATGTTTAAAAGTTGTTGAACTAGTAATGTTTGGATTTAGATCATTACAATTGATATCAGAGTATGTGCTAGTTCAGTGAGCTTCCTCATTGTGCTAGTAAGGTCTTGGACTTGTAGAGTTGACTTTGATTGTGAGattgatgttaatgtgattattaaaacttatattcGAATTTAAATCATtactattaattttaatttaaacttttgagAGATACGTTATTTaggtttgaaaaattattagacCAGTGGTGTTTGGGTTGGATTATTAGAAATTGGCATTAAAGCATTTGTCCATAGTTGGTGAGATTATGATACTTTATCCCAAATTGAATGTGAATGTGattgttaaaatttatataaagatTGAAGTCAATCATTATTACCAATATGaacttaagattttaaaaattgtgtGATTTAGAATTAAAAAGTTATTAGTTCAATAGTGTTTGGACAGGTAACATCTGGTTTATATGCTGCAAAATGTGATGAGCCAGCCATTAGACAATTTAACTTGTTACTGGACAAGGGGATTAAAACAGGtaggaaggaaagaaaaaaagagtttaGACACCTATTCTTTACGTAATAAATTTTCTAGGAATAACACAAAAAGGTTACAAGTGAAAAGGAGATAGAAACAATTAACACACCTTAACCTTAACTGATGTGGTGATGAATAGAATAGAAAGATTACAAATTAGAAGAATTCTAAGACAAAGAAGCTTAAAGCACCTTACTTTTTAACTTATGGTAAGTAATAGTCTTAAAAAACTTACAAGAAGACAAAGAAACTTAACATAACTTACCTTTAACTTTTAAGCAATAAACCGTTTGATTTTGGTCCTAACTACCATGAACCCATGAATATAACTTTGTTTATACTAGCATTCACGTGCTGAAAGGTAAAAGTGTACTAAACTAGTTTGTCTTCATCTAACTTGTAACATTTTTATAACACTATAAACAAGGTAGAGACTATAGTGTGCCAAATTTGTGATGCACAACagctttattatttttaagatttgCCAGTTCTAGTCTTGGTTGTTCATGGGTTTAGTGCTGAGACagaaataagaaaaggaatgggaagggagagagagagagagagttgggAATAGGATTAGAGAAGGGGGAAGAAGAAAGTAGCACTGGGAAAAGCTGCCCAAAGCAGAAGCTGAAAAGAGGGataagggaaagaaaaatggaggaTAGATAAAGAgtggaaaagaagagagagaagggGGAAGGGAACTGGCTGGCTAGAGCCTGAACAACCAAGATAAGAGCTCAAAAGTCCAACAATCATAAAATCTATGGTGCACTTGTCGTGCACCTCCAGTTTCATACACTACAGTCGTCACCCAATAAACAGTCAGTTAAACCCAATATACGGATTTGTGTGCTCTCACATTTGAAAGtgttaaaaattactatgTGAACAGAACAACTCCCAACTCCGGCGAGGATCAGGCAAGGTGAGGCAAATGAAGAGGCCAAGCTTAGCGAGTTCCAGCAAGAGCTGCTGCAGCTGGCGGCGGTGCTCAAGGGAGATCATATCCTCACAAGTTACCCAGACGAGATAGGAAAGGAAATGAGCGTCGAGCAAGGGAAAGAGTACATGGAAGATGCTGTTAAACGATTCTTTGACGCTGGACGTTCTGCTAAGAAAATGGGTGTTGATGGAGAACAAATTGTTCAAATGAAGCCATCCCTAACTACAAGATCATCTCAACCTTCATCTCCACACCCATAAGGAGAAGTCTATACATACTTAGGAGATAAAGCAAAACAAATGTGAAGAAATATAGCAATggttcttttatatatatacaaaaattgGAGAAAGCTAGAGATAACACAAACTCCTTTGTATTATACAGAGGCGTTTGTCTAATTTGCATGAGCTTGATTTTGTTTAAGTTAAATATGCAAAGGctttttcaaacattataaGCATCATCTTAGACCTGGCAATTTACTATGCATAAGAAAGGCATCCATAAGGACACAACCTAATCAAACCTATGTGTAAATCAGACATACGCCATGAACATTCTATAAACACCGAAACATCTTTCATTGGAATGGAACTGCAACCTAGACTCATCCGAACACTGAACAGACATGGCTATTATCCATATATTTCTCTGTGTAATCCTATATGCATGAAACTTTACCAATGTGGGACTaggtaaaagaaaatgaccattttcAACCCCTCTTCTCTACCAATTAGGTACCTACAGAAGCACTGTCATGCTTGTTCCTCGCGTAGGTCTAGGTgctttgaaagaaagaaagaatcgCTATGCTTGCTAGCATAGTGAAAGCTTAGTATTTATGCCCCCAATGCCTCATTGATCAGGCAAAAAGATTGTCATCACCCACTGATTTGTATTGCCAacataactaattaaaatttcaaaaggtATATTTGATTTACAGTCAGCAAAACTTcacaagaaaaatttaataaatagaCATCATGCTTAAGAGGTACACAAAAAATATTAGTAGGCATTCATGGTTATAATAAGAAGtgtaaaaaatgatatatccctCATTTAACTTGTAAACATATCCTTCTCTATATATACTGCTGTCTCACTACCTGTATTTAGTGTTGATAACTCTCTTTTGAAGGAGCTTGATATCAGTAAGAGAACGGATGCACAGACTAATTAGATTAGATCTCAGCCACGATTTAAAGTGTCCCAATTGGGAATATTGGCAGTACCCTCATTCACCATCTTTACAAGCCTCACCTACAGAAATTGCAATGATTAGATTCAAGactggagagagaaagataaaaattacataaattaaaaCCCAAAAGTTTATGTCAAGAAAACTATTTAATTTGGTGAGCTTATTTAAATAGGCTTCAGGGACTGGGAAAACTGTCCTAATGAAGTAAAGCCAATGGCAGAACATTAGGGTGATCGGCTGATTCTGCTATTGCTTCTATAGGCAATGGCAGAATATTAGTACCAAACCACCACTCACTAGTACTTCCGGCATCTATCATCACCAACTTAATGTCATCAATTGGCCATCACATTGAGTTGATAACTAAAGTTAATATGAGGAAAATTATGCTGAAATAAGAATTATAAATATCCCACATAATGTTCAGTCTAGACCATGAAGATTGAAAAATCTGCAACATAGATTGAACTGAGTATAACAAtacaaaatcaattaattggcCAGTACTCAGTGAGACACTGATTACAGCCATTACCAGGTCCTGTTGTTGTGCACagtaaataatgaaaaattcaCTTAGGCTTagtttgaattctttttaCTCAATGATCAATCCATCAGCTTCTATATTTACCAGGTGGCCTGTGTTTATGTTTTCCCTAATGGACCCCAAAGAAATGAAACTTATTGATGAACTTACCACACTTTCAGGTACACCTGGAGGGGGCAGAGAGAGGTTTCTTGGTGGAGGCCCACTAAGATATGATCTCTTGTCAAAACGCCATTCTCCAATCTTTCCATATGTTAATTCTCCCTGTAATGCCAAATCAAAGTGAACTTGTGGTACAAAATATGTCtagaaaggtaaaatttcaTCTCGAAGCGGTAAACAAATCACTGATTACACATTATActtcaaaaacaataaattagaGAGACAGAGGGACAGAGAGAGAGATCCTTGTATGATTGTACCTTTAAATTGTAGTCACATCCATAAGTATAATGGATTATAAACTTCTTCCCTACTTCCAAATCCCATGGTGGCTGATAACAAACAGAGATGGAAGTTAAATTTCAACTGGTGGCTAAAGGTCATTGAGGGAGAAAAATAAGGCTCATTATGTTTCAATTAAAACCTGGAGCATGAAGTCTTTACGAAGTATGTGCCGCACACCATGCAGTGCTGATGCCACAGCATATGCATACCTAAGTCCAATTGAATGGTCAACCATGTCAAAAGGCCATTCAGCGAAAAGAATATTATtaagacaattaaaaaaaatacttctCACATTTCTAGCACCCATCCAAATGCCTTATCAGTTGCAGGGTCATCTTTCATTCTTAAAGAAACATTCATCCATGTAGGTGAGATTTCCTCCAGTGCAGACTAAGGCATATAAAACATACAAACATATTAAACTATTTGGTTGCAACCAATGACAATGAGGCTCACAAGGAATtatactttaaatttttataaataacaaGTAATGTTATCATGTCAAAAGTAATTGAATAGTAATTTATGCTCAGATCAAATGTGCCACACAAGCTACCATGACCATAAAGTTCTACCTTTCTAATAATCACAGGAGAATTTCCAATTGGATCAATATCTGTCACAGGACCCTTCTCCTTGGGATAATACTTCCTAATAATATGCTCATGTTTAGCTGGCTTAATGTAGAAAAAAGGGAACCCTGCTGGATGGTCTCCATGAGCTAAGTTAGGCAAAGGATTTACAAATACATGATCAGGTTCTGCCATTAGAATATATCTGCATCAGTCATAAAATGCAGTAACTTTCAGATCATGTAAAGGAAGAGTGGAAAACACAAATGGTCTTATCAGTTAAAAAAAACTCACTCTTCATCAATTGTTGCTTTTTCCAACCATTGCACAAAAGCCCATGGTCTATTTAAGACAACATAACCCTGAACACAACATCAAGACagaattaagaataattttattgaaacaAGAAGGTGCTTTACTTCAGCTTGTGTCTTTCAAGTTTCAACTGGTGCTGATGGAGGATTCACTCtaacaataaaattcaagCGAAAATCTTTATAAACATCTTAAACTCACACCAACACATTTTGGATGAGCTTGATTATATCTGTAGAgtttacaaaaatatatttaacatcTATCATTTTAGTTGTTTGTTCCTGCCCATCCAATACTTTGAAAATGATGCTAAGCTAGTTGACTTAAGTGAACCTTTGGTAAAATATGCAAAGATTAAATCCatttaaagaaaagtcaatAATCAAGagattaccaaaaaaaaaaatgagacaATAATATTTGCAGCTTTCCTCCATGCTTCTAGCTCAGGTATCATACTTGATGGAGTAAGTGAAGCTGTCGTGCATCttttaattgatattttaGCACACCAAAACACATCTGTTACCTTGCCTGAATTTATTATCCATTTTACAGAACACaacatataaacaaaatttcactttgatataaaataatgcAGACCGCTCATTCAATTATAAATGTTCAAAATTTACAACCAGAAACAGaattaaaaggaaatttaTGAAGAACTGAAACATTAAGCAGCAGAAGACTCACCCGATCTAAACCCTCCGGAAGAGGATCAACAATAACAGTTGGAATCTCCTCCATCAAACTATCAGGCTTCCCTGAATGCAAAATTCGAGTAAACTTTCCCATATCTGATCTGGGCATATCTTTTACCTTCTTGTACCAATAATACATAATGCGACACTGCCATTGGCTATAGGGAGCATCAGTTGCTGTGAGAGCAACATGGTACTTTGAGTTAGAATCCCCACCTTCTTTTAAGTTCTCATGCATTCCAATAATAGGATCGGATGAATCCCAATTTTCTGAACTTGAGGTCTTGTAGTGTATTATCATAATCAACAAATTATATGTTGCAAAGAGAAATCCTAGGACTAAAAGTGCCAAGAAGAGTGGCGAAATGCGCTTCATCTTTTACCATGCAATACGAAATCCTGCCTTCTCACAGCCACAACTCAAGTAATTTAAATGATGCTATCTATAGCAACATTtggatgaaaaaagaaatcacaTCAATTCCATTAAATCGCACGAATTTGCAGCTATACAGTATAGAATCACAGCGAGTCAAGAATACCATTTATTGCAAAACCTCAGTCAATAGATCATAAATCCCTCAGATATCCAAAGGACGAATCTGCATCAGCGCATTGCACGCAACAAGGCAGTGAGTTATAAGTAAACGCTACATGAAAATGGCAATGTTCAAAGCAgaagaatgaaaaatgataataattcaagcaaaaaacaaaagggtAAATCTGGGTATTAGTCAGAATTCACATTGGCAAAGAACAGATCTGATATtctacttaaaaaataaataaaaactaccAACAAATGGAGCATAACCCTGAAGTCAAAAAATATAGGAAGCAACAAAaaccaagaagaagaaaatgtaaaGAGCAAACGAGAGATGAATGCAGTTACCTGAAGAGAGTGGGGCGGAGTTGCGAGTGATTGGAGATTTTGGGTTATTATTCAACGCTCTGGTCGAAGTTTGACAAATTGGGAAGGATGAATGCTTCCAAGGTCTAAACTCTGCCTAATAAAGACTGAGATGCCGTGGTTATAACTTAATAAATATGGGGGCCTGCTAGGTGGAGAAGTGATGTGGGTGTTTGTCCAAGTGTAGATCTTTGCTTTGGCTTGTCAACTTTGTTTTGTTTCGAAGTTGTACTGTTTTTTCACATGTGGCGACAAGGCTTAGTTGGATTAGGCATGTCACTTCACTTCTTTGCTTTGTCTCATCCCATCTTAATCCGCCTTAaactattttttaattttcacttTCATGATTTAGATGGAAATCTTATGCTTGGTTGGTCGCGGTTATGAATTagacttatttttatttttataacaactatacaataaaaaacaaaacttttcattatgtaaaaatttcacaatttaacaatttttcaaGATTATAATTATATCTTTTTTCCCATTTCTCTAACTATCTCAAATACCCAAAACTCAAGAGTCTCTCTCACATTTTCCTAGGATATCTTACAACTCtccaaaataatatatagTGTATGATTGATcgacttttttttaatttatttatctcttatAAATAGAAATCTAGCTAAATAAGATTTTgagaaacattaaaaaaaataattttttaaagaataaaatctaaaaaaaaactttagaAAAAGCTCTAGagtaattttttcttctcttcttctaaaaatatgtcaactttttacaaaaaattttctttttgtttcaaaaatgtcTTCATCTATTAAAAGTAATCATAACGTTAccctttcaa from Theobroma cacao cultivar B97-61/B2 chromosome 9, Criollo_cocoa_genome_V2, whole genome shotgun sequence harbors:
- the LOC18589983 gene encoding uncharacterized protein LOC18589983 encodes the protein MKRISPLFLALLVLGFLFATYNLLIMIIHYKTSSSENWDSSDPIIGMHENLKEGGDSNSKYHVALTATDAPYSQWQCRIMYYWYKKVKDMPRSDMGKFTRILHSGKPDSLMEEIPTVIVDPLPEGLDRGYVVLNRPWAFVQWLEKATIDEEYILMAEPDHVFVNPLPNLAHGDHPAGFPFFYIKPAKHEHIIRKYYPKEKGPVTDIDPIGNSPVIIRKSALEEISPTWMNVSLRMKDDPATDKAFGWVLEMYAYAVASALHGVRHILRKDFMLQPPWDLEVGKKFIIHYTYGCDYNLKGELTYGKIGEWRFDKRSYLSGPPPRNLSLPPPGVPESVVRLVKMVNEGTANIPNWDTLNRG